In the genome of Maribacter forsetii DSM 18668, the window ACTGCAAGAGCTATTGTTGTTGGTGATCTTTTAGAATTAGGTTTTGATTTTGTTGCTGCAGATGCTCCTGAGGCTACTGATTATGATGAGGTATCCGGTAACTGGACTATTTCAGAACTTGCAGCAGGGATTTCTTTGGAACTATCTATTACCGTAGTGGTTGCAGAGCAAGGACCTTATACGAACACTGCCGTTCTGCTTGAATCTATTCCTTCAGATAATAACCCTGAGAATGATGAAGCTACAGTAGAATTGAGTACAGAGGCCCCAGAAGGCGTTGATCTAAGGATTGAGAAAGAAGCTCGCCCAGATAAAGCATTGGTAGGCGATGAGGTAGAATTCATTATTCGTGTTACCAATATTTCCGAGTCTGATGTGGTAACGGATATTATTGTAAATGATTTAATATCGATAGAGAACGGATTTGAATTTGTCTCTGCGGAGTCAGATTTTAATGGTATCTATGATGAAGCTACTGGTAATTGGAATATACCTACTTTAAACAGAGAAGAGACCGCTACGTTGGTAATTAGAGCTAGAGTTCCTGCAGTAGGTATGTATACCAATACAGCAAATATTGTAAGGTCAACACCAAGAGATGGTAATACTGAAAACAACGAAGCAACTGTAGAAGTTGAAGTGATTCAGAAAAGCCCAGCTGATCCAGGATTCCTTTTTAATCAATTCTCGCCAAACGGTAATAATCAGAATGAAGTTCTTCGTATTAATAGAACTATGACTGATCCAGAAACTGGTGCGCAGGTAGATGTTAATTTGCAGTACAAAATAAAAATTTACGACCGTTATGGGAACCTTGTTTTTGAAACTGAAAAAGTAAATGATGGTGATGTTTGGGACGGTACTTATGAAGGTAAAGAATCGCCAAAGGGAACTTATTTTTATATCATGAATTATAGTATTAATAATCAACCTGCAGTATTGGACAAGGGTTGGATACAGCTTATTAGATAAAATAAATTATGGATTATAACTTTAATAAATTGAGTTATACTATTGCGTTGGTACTATTTTCTCTGTTAAGCTTTAATGCATTTTCACAGAAAGAACCGCAGTACACGCAGTATATGTATAATATCGGTAGTTTTAACCCGGCTTATGTTGGTACGGTAGAGAACCCAGAGTTTTCTGGCTTGTATAGAGCCCAATGGATCGATATTCCCGGTGCCCCTAGAACTTTTCGTTTTGGTGCCAATCTGCCTTTTCAAAATGAAAAAGTGGGTTTGGGTATTAATATCGTAAATGATGAACTAGGGCCTGCTACACAGACTTATGCAGATGTTTCTTATTCTTACCAAATAATGGTTTCAGATGAGACTAAGTTATCATTTGGTATTGATGCCGGTGGTTCTTTTTTAAATGTTGATTTTTCTAAAGGTACGTTTGAGAATCCTGGTGAAAACCTTAGTGATGAAATGCTTACTAAATTTTACCCAACGGTAGGTGCAGGTGCATTCTTATATTCAGAAGATTGGTATTTAGGTGCTTCGGTTCCTAATTTTTTGACCGAGGGTATATATAATGACGAGATAGCATCTGTCGTAGAAGATAAGATTCAATTTAACTTTATTGGTGGTTACGTTTTTGAACTTTCAGATAATCTGAAGTTTAAACCTGCATTTTTAGTGAATACTATTTCTGGCTCACCGGTAAATGTAAACTTGTCAAGTAATTTCTTGATTTCTGAGGTAGTGACCGCAGGTGTATCATATCGTATTGATAATGCCTTTAGTGGTTTAGCAGGTTTTCAAATATCCAATACCTTGTTTGCGGGGTATTCATATGACTATAATACAAACTTACTTGGAGAATT includes:
- a CDS encoding PorP/SprF family type IX secretion system membrane protein; translation: MDYNFNKLSYTIALVLFSLLSFNAFSQKEPQYTQYMYNIGSFNPAYVGTVENPEFSGLYRAQWIDIPGAPRTFRFGANLPFQNEKVGLGINIVNDELGPATQTYADVSYSYQIMVSDETKLSFGIDAGGSFLNVDFSKGTFENPGENLSDEMLTKFYPTVGAGAFLYSEDWYLGASVPNFLTEGIYNDEIASVVEDKIQFNFIGGYVFELSDNLKFKPAFLVNTISGSPVNVNLSSNFLISEVVTAGVSYRIDNAFSGLAGFQISNTLFAGYSYDYNTNLLGEFNNGSHEIILKFYLGRKGPSRTKGSSDKNAKGKPKQIDSPRFF